CCTCCACGCTGCTTTCCCGCCTTCGGTACCGTTCTATAATTGCCGTCTCAAAGGATACCCCTTTTAGTTTGGGCACCTTCAGTTCAACCTCCCCGGAAGTCGTCCCCAGTTTTCGCTTATAGCTTCCGCTCCGGTATCCTTTCCGACCTTCCGTCCGCTCGTATTTGCCGGCTCCCGTTAGCTGAGCGGCTTCCTGGTCCAAAAGTCCGTTCAGGGTCTCCTCAACGCTGGTCCGGACTAATTCCTTCAGCTCGTCCTTGATAACTCCCTCGTTGAATTGTATAATCTTATCAGACATGGTTTGTAGTCTCCTTTGATAATTTGGTTTTGGTTAACTCATTTTATCATTTGACTGCAAACCTGTCTTTATTTTGCGAAACTTATTGTACCTTATCGGCGTGGGAGCGCAGCGACCTAGCCGTAACGTAGCCCGAGGAGCGACCAAAGGGAGCGACGATGCGTAAACCGGTTGTTAAACGATGTTTCCCCATTTACACTTAGGTTGTTTATTTTGTTTAACATAATTATTTTTAATAAACACATTTACTATTTCTTAAGATATTTTATATTAAATATTTTTAAAATATAATTATAATAACACTATATGTAGACAATATTGATATCTAGGAATTCTGAAGTATAACATACAGGGAGTATTAAAAAATAAAAATGAAAATTGTCATTTATCAAACCATGCATTTATATTGGGAAAATGTTTTTTTACATAATTAATCAAATAATATTATTCAACAAAACTATACCTTTATCTGATATTCCTAGATATCTTGGAAGACTCAAATAAAATAAAAAATATTAAAATTAAACAAATGTATTATATTTATAAAATATCTTACCTTGAATGATTATTGGAAGACAATACTATTTCAAATTACAATCTTGGATGATTATATTATTACGTTATGGGGAAATTTCGCATAACTTATTTTATACGCAATACACTTAAACCCGCAATCTTGCTATATAAGCGAATGCGTATATTTCTTTTTCTATGGGATATATACGGGTTAGTCTTTTTGTTCGATCGTATCAAGAGGGCTTTGGATTTTAAGAGTTGCACGGCGGGCTACATGGGTGTATCGTTCTGTGGTTCTTATAGATCGGTGGCCTAGAAGTTCCTGGATGTATCGAACATCAGTTCCATTTTCCAACAGATGAGTAGCAAAAGTGTGACGCAGGCTGTGGATAGAAGCACCTTTTTTGACATTCGCTTTTTGAAGGGCGTTTTCAAATATTTTTTGCGCGGATCGAATGGATAAATGCTGTGCAGTGGACTGACCGGTAAAAAGCCATGTTTTAATATCATGCAGAAAATAATATTCTTTGAGGATTCTGATTACCTGATCAGAAAGCAGGGTATAACGATCTTTTCGGCCTTTACCGGAGCTAACCAATACAGTTTTACGAGCCGGATCAATGTCGGACCGTCTTAACGATACTACTTCGCTCACTCGAAGACCAGAGGAATAGGCCATCATCAAGAGGAGCCGATGTTTGATATTTTTTTCCGCATCAAATACCGCTTTGACTTCCGCCTTGGAAAGGACCACGGGGAGGCGTTTGTCCTGACGCGGACGGCGCTGTTCCTCAACTATATCGCGTTTTAATACGGTGGTATAAAAAAACTTGAATGCGCTTAAGGCTAAATTCATCGTGGAGGCGGAAAGATTTTTGGTTTTATTTTGATAGGCAAGATAATTCTTGACGTCTACTGCGGTAATTTCTTCTGGGGGCTTCTGCAGGCAGCGGCAAAGATCACGATTGTAATAGCTATAAGACGCCAAAGTATTGGGACTGTATTTTCGCGCTTGTAATTCGGCTTCAAGCTTGACTTGCCATGATTGCGAAAACATATCCGGCAAAGGATGATGTTCAATACAGGGTATATCATCCATGATGTGTGCGGGGGCATCCGTGTCATCGTCTAAAAGGCAGAGAGTAGGATTTTGGTTCAGAAATCCTCCAACTATGATGGGGGTTTCGGGACTTTTTTCGACCTCCATATACGGTCTGTTTGCAAGAACTTGGCTAATCAGTGTGTCACCATATTCTGACTTTACGATAAATTGACTGCGTACAGGATCCCAGTCTCCTATCCGCGTTTTGATGAGCTTGGAAAATAAGTTTTTATCATAGTTATAAAATGGAATCCGTATATTTTTGTTTTCATAAAAAAGATACACCACATCCATTATTCACCATCCTTTAGTTTCCGAACTACTTCGAAAAATATGAGCGATCCCGGAACAAACGGGTAATGGTCCAGTCCGCCAGGATGTATACATAGCTTGATCCGCTGGCTGTTGCGCCCTTTTTGCCTTCCGGCAGGGTTCCTACATTAATGGTCAGAGAAGTACCGTTACCCAGTTCCAGCACAATCCGGCCATCACTTAAACTTGTAGAAGCGGCAGTAAGACCAGGAACGAAATTTTCACCCTCAGCATCCAAGATGCCCCTGACATAGGTATCCACCCGCTGGGAATCTATTGATTCATCATCCAAGCCCTCTATGCTCCAACCGCTGCCATTCCTTGTAATGACCAGTGGTTCCCCCCGTTCGCCTCCGTCCTCTGGCGGTAATGCAAGCACCGTAAGGCGCTGAACAAGGGCAGTATCCGTGGAGAGCTGGGGATCGAATAGCCTTAGGTTATACCAGGAAGTTTCGGCGCTTCCTACGTAGGCCGAAAACTTATCCTCACCGGAACGGACTTCGTTCTGGTCATTCTTCCGCAAATAGATTTCCTGACCAGCAGCATCCCTGCCGCCTATGAGGAGGTCTAAAAGAGATAATCCAGCCCCACCTTTGAGTAAAATACGCGCGGCATTGTTTTCGGTGAGTCCTAAACGCTCATGGGAAGAAGCGGCGGAACCACGGACGGGATATGCGCCGCGGAGGGTAAGCGTCCGAAGGAGATCCTCTACCCGGGCGGCTTTAGCGGGGAATTCCCCCTCCCCTATCAGGGCATACCAATCATTACCCCGGCGAATGAGCTTCACCGGGTTGCTCCATTCACCGGCCTTGGCTATTTCTATACCATCCACCCGATCCTGCAATTTGGCGTCAAGCCACAGGAAAGCTGCGTTCCTGGTATTTACCCGTTCGGGATCAAAAAAGAGGGTTAGCAGATACACTAAGGCCAGAAGGCCGACTAAACCGGATAATAATATGAGTTTCTTTTTATACACCATCGGAAGATTCCTTTCCTTGCCGCTGTAATGAACGGCGCCGTTGCAATGAACGTAAAACCCCCAGGGCAATAACCAAAAGGGGAATAAGTATTATATTTAAATACCGGGCAAAGGCCATAGCCTTAAGCCGTTTTTCATCATCCGTAATCCTATCAAGCCGGCCCGTCTGAGACTGGTGACTGCGAATACTAATGATATCATCATCGTTACCAAGCCAATCCGCCGCGGTAAGGAAAAAATCGAAGTTACGGTCGCTCCGGGTATATTGGGTAATAGTCGATACAAGATCCGTATCGCCAATGACGATAATCCGGGATTCCTTGGATTCCGCAGGCATATCAGGCAATTCTTCCTCCGATCCTTCCCGAACCGGTTTCGGGACACCTGCAAACCAGCTGGGGAATTTTCCCGACAGGGCGGCGCCTAACAATTTTTCGCCCTTAGTTTCGTTAATCTCCGCCTGGAACTGATAGCTCATCTCAGGGTTTGTGGAAAAATCCTTTGTTAGGGACCATGCCTCCGGGGTGGTATAGAACAGGGGTACCGCCGTTACACTTTCCGGAGGATTAAGCTCCAGGGGACTCGCCCAATACACATCGATGCCGCCAAATGCCGATGTCACAGGATGGCCGGAATTACCGTTCTGGGCCAGTACGCCAATCCACAGGGGATACCGTACAATCCGAATAACCCGGGAACCATTGGCATCAACCGACTGGTAGGAAAGGCTCAGGGCGGAAACGTCCAGGGCCAGTTCCGATTTGACCGTGGCTCCGTAAAAAGACACCATGGCCTGGAGCCCACGGTCTATCATGAGACGGCCTTGGAGCCCGCCGTTCGCATCAATAAAAACCCCGTCTAGGGCAAAGAGGACCTTACCTCCCCCCTGGATATACCGGTCTAAGCGGTATAGGGCCCAATCATCAAGATCCTCAACTCCGCCTAACACAAAAAGTGACGGCAAGGTGTCGGGAATTTCTTCACCGGGGTTTATCATCCGTATCCGGAAACCGGATTGAGCAAAGGCTTGGTTAAGGATACTGTAATCCGTAGACCATTGTTTTCCCGTGTCCCCTACCAGGAAAGCCGCTTCACGCTGGGTACCCCGAATAAGGTTCCGGATACGTGAAGTTAAATCGTATTCCAGGGTCCCCGCATTAAACGCGAAGGGGATCACATCGGTCTGGTCCAGGTATTCAATAACGATGCCGGAATAAACCTGGGCGATATTTGCCTGATCCTGTTCCACAACTTCGATCTGCTGGGGGATGATCCCAAGGGATTCCACCTCCCGGCTTAGCCCTGCCTTCTGCGGGTCCCGAACCGTGAGGCGAATTCTGCCATGGGAATAGGCGGCATATTCCCGGAGCAGATCCTCCAGCTGAGCGGGTACCGGGTGAATGGCGGATAGCTTTTTCGAAATATAATAGGTAATCCGCACCTGATCGGGTATTTCGGTATAGAGATTCCGGGAAACCGGTGAAATGGTATAGGCCTTGCTTTTTGTTAAATCAAGGCGGAACCATAAACGCTGGCTAATCAGAATAACCAGAAACATTGCGGCAATCGATAGAACGGTAATAATAGTAACTTGTCGTTTTGTCATCTCCTACCTCCATTTCCGGTACAGAATTACCCGGGTATTGAGGAAGAGAAACAATACCGTGGCCAGGATAAAGAAGACCAGATCCCGTGAATCGATGAGGCCCTTGGAAAAGCTTTCAAAATGAAATGCAAGGGAGATAAAGTTGATCCCCGCCGCAAGCCAGTCCGGCAAATCAAAACTAAAGGTTATCTGCTGTATCAGCATTACTACCATAAGTACAACGGCGCTTCCAAGAAATGCTCCGGCTTGGTTTTTTGACAGTGCGGAAAGAAAGAGCCCCAGGGCTATGGCGGCAGACCCTAACAGGAGAGTTCCGATATATTCGGCAATGATAACCCCGCCGTCAAAATATCCCAGCGGGAGGAGACTGAGAGGAAGGGGGATAGTCAGCAGGATGATAAAAACTAAAACCCCCAGAGAGGAAAGATACTTCCCCACCACCAGTTCCCATTCAGAGAAGGGCATGGTTAAAAGAAGTTCTACGCTCCCCAGCTTCCGTTCCTCCGCCCAGCCTTTCATGGTAATCACCGGAATGACCAGAATAAAGACCAGGGGAAAGGCGGCAAAGTAAGCCCGCAGGGATGCCAGGTCCTGGGTAAAGAAACGCTGAATGTAAAACAGCCAGATAGAGGAAAAAAGCAGAAAAAATACCGCTATTCCGTAGAAAGCCGGAGAGTTACCGTGGGAGTAAAGCTCCTTCCGGGCCAGAGCCAGGGCCCTTGGGAGGAAAGGAAGCGGGGCAGCAGTTCCATGAGACAATTTCATGATTTGGCCTCCTCGTTAGACAGCTGCTGACCAACTTCATTGGACAGCTGCTGACCAACTTCGTTGGACAGCTGCTGACCAACTTCGTTGGTCAGCTTCACAAATATATCTTCCAGGCTCAGCCGTTTTCGGTTCATCCTGAGGATCTTATAGCCCTGGGTTACCGCCCAATCAAAGATCCGTTCCCCTTCGGAGGACTCCCCTTCCGGGTTTTCCCCGCCGGGGAGGAAGAAACTCAGGTTTATCGTTGCATCACCCTGCTCTTCCAGGCTTGCCGGGGCGATTCCCGCCCCCAACTGCAAAAGCCGTTCCGGGAGCGTATGGGCATAGGCGCCCTTCAGGGTTAGTACCCAGCTGTCGCCGCCCTTCATGGTACCGGCGATTTCTTCGGGAGTCCCCTGGGCGGCTATGCGCCCTTCGTTTAGTATCAGTACCCGGGAACAGACCGCTTCCACTTCCTGGAGTATATGGGTAGACAGTATTACTGTTTTTCGTTTCCCCAGTTCCTTTATAAGACTGCGGATTTCGATAATCTGATTAGGATCCAGCCCGCTGGTAGGTTCGTCCAGAATCAGAATGGGAGGATCGTGGATGATGGCCTGGGCCAGACCTACCCGCTGTTTATAGCCCTTGGAAAGGTTTTCGATCCGTTTGGACCGTACCTGGGAGAGGCCGCAGGCGTCGATGGCCTCTTCCAGCCGCCTGCGCCGATCCTCCCTGGGGATAAGCCGGGCTTCGGCAATAAAGTTCAGGTACTCCGTGGGGCTGAGATCGCCGTAAAGGGGTACGCTTTCCGGGAGGTAGCCGATGCGTTTTTTTACCTCCACCGGATCATCCTCCACGGAAATTCCGTCTACCAGGGCTTTTCCCCCGGAGGGGAAGTGGTATCCCGTGAGGATCTTCATGATGGTGGTCTTCCCCGCGCCGTTAGGGCCGAGGAAACCCAGGACCTGGTCTTTGCCTACGGAAAAGGATACATCCTTTACCGCTTCGACCGGTCCATACCGTTTTGTAAGTCCATGCACTTCAATCATTGGGCTGATACTTCTCCTTAATCAATATACTCTATTGGATACACCATTCTATCCCGGGACAGTATCGTTCCGGGAAATATGCTTTGAGCCTCTTTAAGAAGCTGTTTAAGATCGTATTCCGTGTACCGGGGGCTGTAATGGATCAGGGCCATCTTTTTGACCTCCGCAGCTTTGGCAAGATAGGCGGCCTGCTCGGCGGTCATGTGTTTCTTCTCCCGGGCGCTTTCTTCCAGGGCCCGTTCAAACATCCCCTCGCAGACAAAAAAGTCGGACCCATGCACCTCATCGGCAATTTCCGGAAAGGCCAGGGTATCGGTTACAAAGGAGAACTTTCTCCCGGACCGGGTTTCCCCCAAAACCTCTTCCGGCCGTACTTCCCTGCCGTCTGCGGCAATAACGGTTTCCCCGGACTGGAGCTTTGACCACAGGGGCCCCCGGGGTACACCCAGGGCATCGGCCTTTTCCGGGTGAAATATCCCCGGCCGCTCGTCTTCCTCTAAGGTATATCCTAAACAGGGTTTGGTATGCCGCAGGTTAAAGGCCCGGACGTGGAACCCATCACCCTGGTAGACGATACCCGGTTCGGTCACTTCCTTTATGATGATCTCGTAGTTGATATACATATCCAGCACCCGGCGGCTGGTTTCGATATACTCCGCAATTCGGGGGGGCCCGATAATGTACAGGGGATCATCCCGATCCACCTGGGAAGACAGCATGAGGAGCCCCGGTATGCCCGTAACATGGTCCGCGTGGGTATGGCTGACAAATATGACGGATATCTTCTTCCACCGGAGGTTGAGTTTCCGCAGGGAAACCTGGGTACCCTCCCCACCGTCAAACAGGAACAACTCCCCTTCCCGCCTTAGCAACACCGATGTAAGATGACGGTTCGGCAAGGGCATCATGCCGCCGGAACCGAGGATAAATGCTTCAAGGTTCATTAAGGTGAATATACCAAAAATCTGTTAAAATGACAATGCGAAGAAACAACTAGTAACGAAGATGGCAAAGACGGGCGGAGGGAGGGGCATCCCCGGCGCTCACACGCAAGTAGAGTCTGCTTGCGGAGCCCCTTCGGG
This Treponema primitia ZAS-1 DNA region includes the following protein-coding sequences:
- a CDS encoding ribonuclease Z, which encodes MNLEAFILGSGGMMPLPNRHLTSVLLRREGELFLFDGGEGTQVSLRKLNLRWKKISVIFVSHTHADHVTGIPGLLMLSSQVDRDDPLYIIGPPRIAEYIETSRRVLDMYINYEIIIKEVTEPGIVYQGDGFHVRAFNLRHTKPCLGYTLEEDERPGIFHPEKADALGVPRGPLWSKLQSGETVIAADGREVRPEEVLGETRSGRKFSFVTDTLAFPEIADEVHGSDFFVCEGMFERALEESAREKKHMTAEQAAYLAKAAEVKKMALIHYSPRYTEYDLKQLLKEAQSIFPGTILSRDRMVYPIEYID
- a CDS encoding ABC transporter permease; its protein translation is MKLSHGTAAPLPFLPRALALARKELYSHGNSPAFYGIAVFFLLFSSIWLFYIQRFFTQDLASLRAYFAAFPLVFILVIPVITMKGWAEERKLGSVELLLTMPFSEWELVVGKYLSSLGVLVFIILLTIPLPLSLLPLGYFDGGVIIAEYIGTLLLGSAAIALGLFLSALSKNQAGAFLGSAVVLMVVMLIQQITFSFDLPDWLAAGINFISLAFHFESFSKGLIDSRDLVFFILATVLFLFLNTRVILYRKWR
- a CDS encoding tyrosine-type recombinase/integrase; this encodes MDVVYLFYENKNIRIPFYNYDKNLFSKLIKTRIGDWDPVRSQFIVKSEYGDTLISQVLANRPYMEVEKSPETPIIVGGFLNQNPTLCLLDDDTDAPAHIMDDIPCIEHHPLPDMFSQSWQVKLEAELQARKYSPNTLASYSYYNRDLCRCLQKPPEEITAVDVKNYLAYQNKTKNLSASTMNLALSAFKFFYTTVLKRDIVEEQRRPRQDKRLPVVLSKAEVKAVFDAEKNIKHRLLLMMAYSSGLRVSEVVSLRRSDIDPARKTVLVSSGKGRKDRYTLLSDQVIRILKEYYFLHDIKTWLFTGQSTAQHLSIRSAQKIFENALQKANVKKGASIHSLRHTFATHLLENGTDVRYIQELLGHRSIRTTERYTHVARRATLKIQSPLDTIEQKD
- a CDS encoding DUF4340 domain-containing protein, with product MVYKKKLILLSGLVGLLALVYLLTLFFDPERVNTRNAAFLWLDAKLQDRVDGIEIAKAGEWSNPVKLIRRGNDWYALIGEGEFPAKAARVEDLLRTLTLRGAYPVRGSAASSHERLGLTENNAARILLKGGAGLSLLDLLIGGRDAAGQEIYLRKNDQNEVRSGEDKFSAYVGSAETSWYNLRLFDPQLSTDTALVQRLTVLALPPEDGGERGEPLVITRNGSGWSIEGLDDESIDSQRVDTYVRGILDAEGENFVPGLTAASTSLSDGRIVLELGNGTSLTINVGTLPEGKKGATASGSSYVYILADWTITRLFRDRSYFSK
- a CDS encoding transposase, translated to MSDKIIQFNEGVIKDELKELVRTSVEETLNGLLDQEAAQLTGAGKYERTEGRKGYRSGSYKRKLGTTSGEVELKVPKLKGVSFETAIIERYRRRESSVE
- a CDS encoding ABC transporter ATP-binding protein; translated protein: MIEVHGLTKRYGPVEAVKDVSFSVGKDQVLGFLGPNGAGKTTIMKILTGYHFPSGGKALVDGISVEDDPVEVKKRIGYLPESVPLYGDLSPTEYLNFIAEARLIPREDRRRRLEEAIDACGLSQVRSKRIENLSKGYKQRVGLAQAIIHDPPILILDEPTSGLDPNQIIEIRSLIKELGKRKTVILSTHILQEVEAVCSRVLILNEGRIAAQGTPEEIAGTMKGGDSWVLTLKGAYAHTLPERLLQLGAGIAPASLEEQGDATINLSFFLPGGENPEGESSEGERIFDWAVTQGYKILRMNRKRLSLEDIFVKLTNEVGQQLSNEVGQQLSNEVGQQLSNEEAKS
- a CDS encoding GldG family protein, translating into MTKRQVTIITVLSIAAMFLVILISQRLWFRLDLTKSKAYTISPVSRNLYTEIPDQVRITYYISKKLSAIHPVPAQLEDLLREYAAYSHGRIRLTVRDPQKAGLSREVESLGIIPQQIEVVEQDQANIAQVYSGIVIEYLDQTDVIPFAFNAGTLEYDLTSRIRNLIRGTQREAAFLVGDTGKQWSTDYSILNQAFAQSGFRIRMINPGEEIPDTLPSLFVLGGVEDLDDWALYRLDRYIQGGGKVLFALDGVFIDANGGLQGRLMIDRGLQAMVSFYGATVKSELALDVSALSLSYQSVDANGSRVIRIVRYPLWIGVLAQNGNSGHPVTSAFGGIDVYWASPLELNPPESVTAVPLFYTTPEAWSLTKDFSTNPEMSYQFQAEINETKGEKLLGAALSGKFPSWFAGVPKPVREGSEEELPDMPAESKESRIIVIGDTDLVSTITQYTRSDRNFDFFLTAADWLGNDDDIISIRSHQSQTGRLDRITDDEKRLKAMAFARYLNIILIPLLVIALGVLRSLQRRRSLQRQGKESSDGV